In a genomic window of Thunnus thynnus chromosome 16, fThuThy2.1, whole genome shotgun sequence:
- the LOC137200210 gene encoding ornithine decarboxylase 1-like — MEGLICFPGSDDAELKFEEITAVINPALDKYLPADCGVKIIAEPGRFYVASAYTLVINIIAKKVIMDEELASDEEDKGTNDRTLMYYVNDGVYGSFNCILYDHAHCLPTLHKKPKSDEVMFLCSIWGPTCDVFPVN, encoded by the exons ATGGAAGGTTT AATCTGTTTCCCTGGTTCAGATGATGCTGAACTCAAATTTGAAGAG aTCACAGCCGTGATTAACCCGGCCCTGGACAAGTATCTCCCTGCTGATTGTGGTGTGAAGATCATTGCTGAGCCAGGGCGCTTTTATGTGGCCTCTGCTTACACACTGGTGATCAACATCATTGCCAAGAAGGTCATCATGGATGAGGAATTAGCCTCTGATG aggaagacaaagggACCAATGACAGGACCCTGATGTACTATGTCAACGATGGAGTGTATGGATCCTTCAACTGTATACTTTATGACCATGCTCACTGTCTGCCAACATTGCATAAG AAGCCAAAGTCAGATGAGGTCATGTTCCTCTGCAGTATCTGGGGCCCAACATGTGATGTTTTCCCAGTCAATTAA
- the LOC137200211 gene encoding G-protein coupled receptor family C group 6 member A-like, which translates to MDSQTQYLPCVSTMFWFRLFVTIMSLFCPCSGDDGFLHAYSPGDIVIGGLFPIHLNTNRTTTPGPVSCSDYDFQMFLRTQVMIYAIREINQHTPRVLPNITIGYDIYDTCGDVTLAIRATLQLLEGQSDPQSCLLPENIQSALPEPKTKVVIGERFSEVSTAVARVVSLASVTQISYASTSELLSKKLKFPTFLRTISSDEYQTKAIAELVKQFNWKTVAIVGSDDEYGKYGSDRLTDNLNEMKDICIEFIDILPGYFAQNTSKTRKKLDELVSKIRKSSAEAIIMFTGGGNVNVIMEKAIQLNLNRTWIASDSWSTSSKISAMPDIEMAGQVYGFISKRNEVPGFKDYVMSMFNGTTNDILEHYLTHYSCANQSENRENNCLLTNSQQGSKECLDPSCLPHYIDHDESYNIYLAVQVIVEGLRRLLKCDNQQCQQSAKFTALELLTEIRKVNFTVNTMRIFFDPNGDPSFGYDIVYWNMTGSTQRTHVKTIGEYWPDGKIQVPDDLVEKMSKVTVSAYNCSKMCKAGQELKKQNDQCCYQCVQCADGDFSLGGREECKSCRKNQYSSPKKDKCLNKTVEFLDWPDPVIILLSSFEVLGIIITIVFAILFTVYRSTPIVKAVGGYLCFLELFSLLACFCLTFNFIGKPTKASCKLGLPFFGIAFSLCISCILANLLQILVGFNFDLKIGSWLKKLNQPLAVVVIISGIQLALCVLWLYNPPVPGEQILSKSILLQCQKGSTGLFVAMLGYNALLAIICFLFAFKGKQLPDLYKNASLITISMLLFLVIWIILIPIYLNLIGKYKQAIESAAILISSYSILGCHLAPKCYIMVFKKEINNENAITEYIRKHYEQKGITVVKS; encoded by the exons ATGGATTCACAAACACAGTACCTG CCCTGCGTATCCACAATGTTCTGGTTCAGGTTATTTGTCACTATCATGAGCTTATTTTGCCCATGTTCGGGAGACGATGGCTTTCTCCATGCATATTCTCCGGGGGATATCGTCATTGGAGGACTTTTCCCTATTCACTTAAACACTAATAGAACAACAACGCCTGGACCAGTCTCCTGTAGTGA CTATGATTTCCAAATGTTCCTACGAACTCAAGTGATGATATATGCcatcagagaaataaaccagCACACACCGAGGGTTCTACCCAACATCACCATTGGATATGACATCTATGACACTTGTGGAGATGTCACCTTGGCCATCAGAGCTAcactccagctgctggaggGCCAGTCAGACCCTCAGAGCTGTTTACTACCTGAAAACATTCAATCTGCTTTACCTGAACCCAAAACAAAGGTGGTTATTGGTGAGAGGTTTTCTGAAGTGTCAACAGCTGTTGCACGAGTTGTTTCTCTGGCATCAGTTACCCAg ATTAGTTATGCATCGACGAGCGAGCTGCTCAGCAAGAAGCTGAAGTTCCCCACTTTTCTGAGAACAATATCAAGTGATGAATATCAGACAAAGGCCATTGCTGAGCTGGTGAAGCAGTTTAATTGGAAAACAGTGGCCATTGTAGGAAGTGATGATGAGTATGGGAAGTACGGCAGTGATCGACTTACAgacaatttaaatgaaatgaaggaCATCTGCATTGAATTCATTGACATATTGCCTGGTTACTTTGCCCAGAACACATCCAAAACCCGTAAGAAGTTGGATGAACTGGTGAGCAAAATCAGAAAATCCTCTGCCGAAGCCATCATCATGTTCACCGGGGGTGGCAATGTTAATGTCATTATGGAAAAAGCTATTCAACTCAACCTCAACAGAACTTGGATTGCAAGTGATTCATGGTCTACCTCGTCAAAGATCTCTGCGATGCCAGACATTGAGATGGCCGGGCAGGTTTATGGTTTCATCTCTAAGAGGAATGAGGTGCCTGGTTTTAAGGACTACGTCATGTCAATGTTCAATGGAACCACCAATGACATTCTTGAACATTATCTGACTCACTATTCATGTGCGAATCAGTCTGAGAACAGAGAGAATAACTGCTTGTTAACAAACAGCCAACAAGGGTCAAAGGAATGTCTGGACCCAAGCTGCTTGCCCCATTACATCGACCACGATGAATCATACAATATCTACTTAGCCGTCCAAGTCATTGTTGAAGGTCTCAGACGCTTGCTGAAATGCGACAACCAACAGTGTCAACAAAGTGCCAAATTTACAGCCTTGGAG cttctCACAGAAATCAGGAaagtcaacttcactgtgaacACCATGCGTATATTCTTTGACCCCAATGGAGACCCCAGTTTTGGATATGATATTGTATATTGGAACATGACTGGATCCACACAGCGCACACACGTAAAAACCATTGGAGAGTACTGGCCAGACGGAAAAATTCAAGTCCCAGATGATCTTGTTGAAAAAATGAGCAAAGTAACG GTTAGTGCTTACAACTGCTCTAAAATGTGTAAAGCGGGACAAGAGTTGAAAAAGCAAAATGACCAGTGCTGTTATCAGTGTGTTCAATGTGCAGATGGAGACTTTTCCTTGGGAGGCC GTGAGGAATGTAAAAGCTGCAGGAAGAATCAGTACTCATCTCCAAAAAAGGATAAGTGTTTGAATAAAACTGTTGAATTTTTAGATTGGCCAGATCCTGTCATTATATTGTTGAGTTCATTTGAAGTCTTGGGGATCATCATTACCATTGTGTTTGCTATTTTGTTTACAGTCTATCGTAGTACTCCCATTGTAAAGGCGGTTGGAGGTTACTTGTGTTTCTTGGAGCTTTTTTCCTTGCTGGCCTGCTTCTGCCTTACATTTAACTTCATAGGGAAACCCACTAAGGCTTCCTGCAAGTTAGGCCTGCCTTTCTTCGGCATAGCCTTTTCCCTCTGCATCTCCTGCATTCTGGCCAACCTGCTCCAAATCCTAGTAGGCTTCAACTTTGACCTGAAGATAGGGTCCTGGCTGAAGAAGCTCAATCAGCCGCTGGCTGTGGTGGTTATCATCTCAGGGATCCAGTTGGCGCTATGTGTACTATGGCTGTATAACCCCCCAGTTCCAGGAGAACAAATATTGAGCAAGAGCATCCTGCTGCAGTGTCAGAAAGGCTCCACTGGGCTCTTTGTAGCCATGTTAGGCTATAATGCTCTCTTGGCCAtcatctgtttcctgtttgcatTCAAAGGAAAGCAGTTGCCAGATTTGTATAAAAATGCAAGTTTAATCACCATCAGTATGCTGctgtttttagtcatttggATCATCCTCATCCCTATTTATCTCAATTTGATTGGGAAATACAAACAAGCAATTGAAAGCGCTGCCATTCTCATTTCTAGCTACAGCATCCTCGGCTGTCACTTGGCCCCCAAGTGTTACATTATGGTGTTCAAGAAGGAGATTAATAATGAGAACGCCATTACTGAGTACATTAGGAAGCATTATGAGCAGAAAGGCATTACTGTGGTGAAATCCTAA